Genomic segment of Panicum virgatum strain AP13 chromosome 9N, P.virgatum_v5, whole genome shotgun sequence:
TGGAGTCTATCAACACGTAGGACAGTAGCAGCACTGTGTTTACGATTATCAGGTGCCCAGGGTGGTTGTTTGGTGAAATGAGATGGCAagataataataaaaaattataaaaaaaagaacatcCTCAAATGAGTGGGTGTTTAATGACTTGTCTATTACTCCAAGGGGTGAAATAGGGCTGGACAAAAGGTCATTAGTATCTCGTTTCGTCCGAGATCGCCGGGATGGCGTAGGAGGAGGAACCATGGCTGAGGGAGACGGAGCTTGGTCTTGCTTGGCTCGTTGGATACCAATGAGCTAGCTCGAGCCATCAAGGTCTTAGATCTAACTCAACCTAAAAGATTAGTCTGATGGATGGGGACTGATTCCATCTTATATATTGGGCTCCTTTACCATCGATTTCTGTTATGAGACTAAATCTAacaattttcagaatttttgttttcttcgtTCGCATGGTCAACGTCCGCTTGGATGTGCTCGTTCTTCGGTGCTCTACAGAGAGGCGCAGAAATAACTAGGTGTGAGTGTGCTGATGTTCTTGTTGAAGAGAGCACTAAAGCCGAGCTAGCTACGGCGTACTTTCATGGAAGTGGAAGGTGCGCGCGCTGCTGTCTGTCCCAACGAAAAGCATGCAAAATGTTTGGGCAGCCCACGATTCTCGCGCGGCGATTTTGTCCGGTGCACGATCGTCGAAGGAGGCAGAAAGGAATTAATTTTGACTTCTTGAGCGACCACCGACGACATCACGCAACATCACGCAGGGGCGAATCCAGCGAGGGGCTCACTCTccattctcttcttctttcttcccttctcttattcttcctctcttttttttttcattcttttGTCCCAAAAATGAAGGAAGGGCTTAGAGGGGGTATCCATATATCTTAGGAAGGTAGGGGGCTTGACCCCCCTAGCCTCCCATGTAGATCCGCCCTGACGTCACAGTTACGCTACGCCTGCCGCCGGCGACTTGGACGGCGACCGTGGATGCTGCATTACTACGAATTTaaagccttttcttcttctttgaaaAAATCGAGTAAGATTTCATTTCTGGTGTCCTTTTTATGGTGGTATATACGGTGTTTTCATGAAAAAAAGGGTTAAAGGTCCCTAGGGACGTACTACTAGGCTTAATAAGTCATTCAGGCACAACAAATTAATAAGTCTGTTGTTCATCAGAAGTATAAAGAAAAGTCTGGCGCGCCGATGTTGACCCGGGAACCCTGCCTGCCAGTCTGACAGACGCCAGGAAATACTGACATGGACGTGCTTGTCTTGTGTTTGATGAGAGGAATGGCCGCCGCACATCTGGATGTTAAGCTTTTCAAAAACATCTGGATGTTAACCACGGCCTacgcaagatacaaatcaaagCGCTTCCTCCTGAGACGAGACGAGCAGTCTCGGTGTGGAAACACCTAGACGGTTTTGTTTGTCCTGCTGGTCATCTTGAATGAAGTTGACACATCCACATCCACATCCACATCCACtcggccctctctctctctctataagACCGGCCGGCAGCCAGGCCACTAGCAATTTTCACATTTGTGCCAAGAAAGGAAAACTTGTCATCTCCCTTGAGTTGAGCGGTTGAGCCTGAGCAAGCAAGCAGCCAGCAGCCTGTCCTCGATCATATGGCTCAGGTTAGTGATgccttctccttccttcctcaGCTCCTTCTCTGTTTTCGTGTCCACGTCATGCTACTGGAGGCATGGCGGCTGCAGAGAGCGAGCGCGAGCTAGTCTAAACTAATTAAAGGGTGTGATATATAAGAGTAATTATTAACCGGCCGGTGTTAGCATGCAGAAGGTGGTGCTCCGGGTCCCGGCCATGACCGACGACAAGACGAAGCAGAAAGCCATGGAAGCCGTCGCAGACATCTACGGTCCGTAATTAAGCAATTCGATCATATATActagcatgcatgcatatatgtTTCTCATTATTCATTGCTTAATATTGCTTGTCAGTTTGGATTAAAGCATGCAACAGTTGGATCAGCTGCTGCTGTGTTTGTCTTTCACAAGCTAAGTCTGCTGCAAATTAACTAACCagcttaattaattaattagctACTACTCTCttcgtcccaaattattagtcgttttagcTGATACATtaattttgctatgtatctagatatgATACTAATCTAGATGCATTGCAAAATTATGTATTTAGAAAaaccaaaacgactaataattcaGAACAGAGGAAGTAGCTAGGAGACTGATGAGAACGGAGGATGTCAAGCTAGTATACCATATATTATTTCTAGAGCTGAAACTACACACATTGTTTGCTTGCATCCTTCTCTTTCACTTGTTCACCTTGTGTTGTTAGTTATGGTATATTGTAATTATTCATTCACGAGAAACAAGATGGGTTAGCTTAGAAGACCATGGAGCATATATGGCTTATATGCATGCATGGTCAGAAGCTAGGCGGTTGTTATTAGGTGGAATCGGATTGCGACGCCTGATCGAACACTGAGCCAAGAATCCATAGGCTGGGTATACATCTGTCGGAGCCTGAAACGTATTGCTCGTTTGTTCGATGCACAAAGTTATTAATTGAATGATTGGCCATCACTCATGGCAAGCATGAGGTCGATCGGCAGATGCTCGAGAATCTTGAATGAGTCATTGCATTATTACTCGATGCTACCTAGCTACAATACAAATAATAAATCCGTTGGGCTcatctcatatatatatatatatatatatatatatatatatatatatatatatatatatgcttatTAGCTAGCTGACACCTGACAGCAGAATTATTAATAATAATGATAATGCATATAGATCGATCATCGCATTTTTGTTTGTGTGCAAGATTGGTGTTGGTTCAGGCATCGATTCGATCGCAGCAGACCTCAAGGACAACAAGATGACGGTGATCGGCGACATGGACACCGTGGCCATCGCCAAGAAACTGAAGAAGCTGGGCAAGATCGACATCGTCTCGGTCGGCCCCGCCAAGGAGGAGAAGAAGCCGGATCAGAAGAAGGAAGCAGAGAAGAAGGATGAGACCAAGAAGCCGGCGGAGGGggagaagaaggacaagaagtGAAACGTGCTCGGTCTGAACGAACAAGGAAGGAAGACAACGGAATATACTATATATAATCACGTAAGTAAACCCGGCCCGGCGCCGAAAATCTTGACATTTCTCTCTCAGCTGAGACCTGAGAGCAGTGAGAGCTGCTGTTCTGTCCCCATTGCCGAATCGCTTTGTGTACCGTACTGCTACGCCCAAGAAATCGAGACGTTTACGCATCGTTGGGGTCGTTGCCTTTTTCTTTGGTCGTTACGCTATCAACGACGGCAGGATAACAACGCTGGCATGAATCCTACTTTACTAAGCGCGTCGATGTGTCTTAGAACTGGCACTGACAGTCACTTGGCGATCGCAGTCTGCACCGGCCGTTGAGGATCGATGGCAGAGAATTGTCGTAACTTGCAAGAGACCTCCAAGGATGATATCGCACGAAAGCTGCAGATCTTTTAGGGTCTGTTTGATTCAGGAGCGATCTGGGATGGTGCCGTTCCATTCTGTGTTTGGTTCACGAGAGTAGAGATGGATCCATTCTAGAGAGGGTATATTCTCTCCACATTTGGGACCAGCCCATTCCGCAAAATCAACCGAACCTAGCGATCCCACTTTCACGGCGTTTCTTGCCGTGACATAACTCAGGCATGATTGATCCAATGAGCATGAAATTGTTATTACAGCTCAAGAATATAATGGCTAGCccttcataaaaatttcacagtaatTAGACCACGGAAACTATagttatgaattaattattgaaaaatatatatctaaagctgcaacaaaaattttgtaatAGAGTATAATATATAATATATCTACTCCATAGATCTTCTCATGTgaaatccaacaaaattggattttcctTTTCATGATTTTTATATGATATATTATAACTTTTAAAGATTCAATCAAAATAAAtatgaaaaaagaagaaaaaccacTCAAAAAAATCATCCAGAGAGGTGATATGTTCGGTATGGTAAGTACGAAGAGTCCATAGGGACGACTTCGCCGCATGATGAGatgatcctcctcctcctgtgcagTTGTTGACCAATGGCTCGTAATGGATGGACGTAGGCCTCCCCGTGACTTGGGCTCCGGTCCGTGCCCCGAGCGAAGGGAGTGTGTTATGGGCTGTTTCTTCTATTTCTCGGCTATTCATGGGCTGTTTGTTCTATTTGTGGGCTATTCATGGGTTTTAGGCTAACACAATGGCCGGGCCGTCCACCGACATGGTCTGGGTTGGtggtggttggtttggtttggttgggACTTGACGCCGATGACGCCGCAGAGAGAGCGAAGCAAACAAGCGGCTATGGACGGTGATGGTCTGTTGGCTTGTTGCTGGCATCAATGGCGTCGTACTACGTCGCCCAACGAGCAACCACCACCCGACTGAATTGACCCTCCTACCAATGATCCACCGGTTACACATAAATACAGTCCACGcatagccatcacatcacggaggcgccgcccgccggccacgATAATCGTCGGCGTGATCGATCAACGACCGACGAACGACGAGCGGCAGCGGAGCAGGGTCATTCGATCTATCAGCAAATTACTGACCCGGCTGCACTGCATTTACGCAGTCAAAATCGTGATTGATTGATACAGGGCAATATAAGGATCACTAATTTACATCCCTAACcaaactaatttcataagtcaATCactagatgaatctattaaatccaattagtccataatttgacCACTAGTTGCTATAATAATCATCTGCTAATCGtacattaattatacttaatagattcatctagaGCTCTAATTTATACAATTAGTTGTATATTAAATTTACGTCCGAATATTCGAGGTAATATCTCAATATTCGACGTGATAGCTGCTTAAAAACGAGCTCTGAGACTAATGGTCACGTACGGCAGCAGTAGATCGAAAACAAGCATTAACCCGGCCGGTCGATAATATCGATGTATCGTGCATCTGGATCGGGGTAGGTCATATCATATTCACATTCCATCGTCCACCATACGTGTCGGCAGCAGCCACATTACGTAACGTGGCTGCTGCAAGCCGGCCCGGGTGGGGTGCATGCCAGGGCGCCATGACGACGACCTGCTGGCCCATCGGCATCgaacggcggccggccggccggctatAAATGGGCGAGGAGCCGAGCCGGACCTCCTCACCGGCCTGCTCACTCGCTAGCAGCTAGCTCTAACTTAACTAAAGCGGCAAGTGTAGTGTGCTGGTTTGATCGTCCATCGGCGGCCGGAGATGGACACGGTGATGAGGAAGCAAGCTGTGATGGCGTGcgcggtgctgctgctggtggtgctggccggcggcggcgcgtccgcGGCGTCGTGCAACGCCGGGCAGCTGGcggtgtgcgcggcggcgctgacgtCGGGCGCCAAGCCCTCGATGGCGTGCTGCTCCAACCTCAAGGCGCAGCAGGGCTGCTTCTGCCAGTTCGCAAAGAACCCCGCATACAGCCGCTACATCAACAGCCCCAACGCGCGCAAGGTCGTCGCAGCCTGCGGCGTCGCTCTGCCACgctgcagctagctagctacttgaattgatcaccatcatcaccatcatcatgtCTCTGCTATCCTAGCTAGCTACATCACATATATATACAGTCGTGTATGTACGTGGCTGCTTGCTGTTCATCGAGCCGCTACGGAtacaagaaataaaagatgGCTGCTCCCTACTTTGTTGTGTATCAATCAATCCTCAATATCTATCCTCAGCTGAACAGCTCGTGTTTATCTCGCTTTCTCTATGTTGGATCTGCCTCCGATACACATTATCTGTATCCATCGACCCCCCTTGCGATGAAGTTATTATTGGTTCATTTGGAATGGGCGTTACAAAAACATGGCACAAAATTAAACCAGGAGGATCACTAAAGTTGAAAATAGGAGATTTTGGAATTTTGTCCCTTTTAGCTAGATGTCTTTCTATTTCACGTTAGAGTTTCTGATGTCCTGGCTACACTTTTCACATGCTTTTCAGAGCTGATAATCTTATAGATGTAGCTACTCCTTGTAATAATTGTGTTGCTTTATTGGAAGAGTATGTGTGAAGCCATAAACGTATCGTCAAAATTATAAGACAACATATAGCCTGGGATGGATTTACAATTACATTTAGGTTTTTAGAGCAACAATTACATTTAGTTACTAATACtattatcttttttttaaaaacgaCTACTACTATATACAAACCTCCGTTTCAAAATAACTAACAACTTCGACTTTACTATTCAAAGTTTGACCGTGCGTCTTTTATATGAATATTTGCACGCATAGATAGAAGTGTATTACATCGATATAGTACTTCTTATCACAAATCTAATGATTTTTGTTTCTCTTAATGTAGTTTTATAATTGAAAAATATTATTGGTCAAACTATAAATAGTAAAAATCAAAGTTGTCAATTATTTTGAAACAGAGGTTAGTACTAGAAAGTTAAAGAaacgaaaaaaaatcaaaaagacACGGCGCCCACATCTGGCACGGTAGGGCCGGCTGGTGCCACTTTTACTTTCGGACTTAAGTGGGCTTCATGGGCCTCATAGATTGtagcagaaccgcccaaattaaaccggcttaagtgcgctaactatcattttaatggttaatcaagctgacacgcacttaaaacggtgtaatccggtcgtctgtcgggttaaggatcgaaaaacactggaagtctcgcacgaagacaaGCACAGAtaattacaagcagacaaaagttctcaaatttaatttacaatgcggagttttacaaacaagtttacgtaaaatatcagagttcaaagtgcagcggaaattaaataaaagttaGATTTAAAAACCACAATAATACGAAGGCGTGAGGAtatcacatcgagcccaccgatgtgaatcctggttagctccagccagcagcagctacacctgaaatagggtaacaacaaactctgagtatactaatactcagcaagacttacccgacatgggtatacttagcccactatctagacatgcaagctttttggctcttgagtttatttttgctgaaaagcgattaatagtggatccttactttcaatattttagctcaagtttgaTGTACAAATATCAACTAGGTTTgcataaacatctagagcaaacaGGGTATATCTCattatattttccaagagtaCAATAAACATATATTCCATCTTCGCCTTTCaactcttattccacttctttactacgatgtgatgaagtgaccaaggttctcttaaccgagagagacggcgaatcgatccgatttaaccttgcaaggtggacctaacacacacgacacgtgcagccacgccggaccacacatgtcaattgttcccatcatcaccccggcgtctgaaccacgcctgccaaaacccgggtgaagggtccctcacggtgaactcccagagaacccggagaCGACATAcattccaacacccgccatcattccactcccagagtagcaggtcacagttcaaagtatcgttgcaatttaggtaattagcttaccggttttaCTAcgtcctactcccggcatgtggttaatACTGTTCAAACTTAGTCAGCacagccaacaacggtacggtcctcaatcgacacaggcggaggcttactttccatacATTTCATATCTATAATCCAat
This window contains:
- the LOC120693507 gene encoding heavy metal-associated isoprenylated plant protein 39-like isoform X1, whose amino-acid sequence is MAQKVVLRVPAMTDDKTKQKAMEAVADIYGIDSIAADLKDNKMTVIGDMDTVAIAKKLKKLGKIDIVSVGPAKEEKKPDQKKEAEKKDETKKPAEGEKKDKK
- the LOC120693507 gene encoding heavy metal-associated isoprenylated plant protein 39-like isoform X3 → MAQVVLRVPAMTDDKTKQKAMEAVADIYGIDSIAADLKDNKMTVIGDMDTVAIAKKLKKLGKIDIVSVGPAKEEKKPDQKKEAEKKDETKKPAEGEKKDKK
- the LOC120693507 gene encoding heavy metal-associated isoprenylated plant protein 39-like isoform X2: MQKVVLRVPAMTDDKTKQKAMEAVADIYGIDSIAADLKDNKMTVIGDMDTVAIAKKLKKLGKIDIVSVGPAKEEKKPDQKKEAEKKDETKKPAEGEKKDKK
- the LOC120691891 gene encoding non-specific lipid-transfer protein 2-like, whose translation is MDTVMRKQAVMACAVLLLVVLAGGGASAASCNAGQLAVCAAALTSGAKPSMACCSNLKAQQGCFCQFAKNPAYSRYINSPNARKVVAACGVALPRCS